The window CTTTTTAAACCAAAGCAGGTAATCTTCGGGCAGATCTATTAATTTTTGCCCTTTATATTTACCAAATGGCATTTGCGCTTTTACCAGTTCCAGTAAGATGGTGTGATCAGAAGATTGCATCTGCAAATATAGAAATAGGGCTTAAATCTTAGCCTCTTTTAGAAAAACCTATTTCTTTGTAAAAATTATTCCAGAACTGGAAGTGATTTATGCTGAAGCTTATATATTTGAATGATTTGTTTCATTTCCATTCACCATGAAAGACAAAAATAT of the Flammeovirgaceae bacterium 311 genome contains:
- a CDS encoding hypothetical protein (COG3530 Uncharacterized protein conserved in bacteria) encodes the protein MQSSDHTILLELVKAQMPFGKYKGQKLIDLPEDYLLWFKKKGFPPGKLGEQLALTYEIKSNGLEYLLKPLR